One genomic segment of Impatiens glandulifera chromosome 6, dImpGla2.1, whole genome shotgun sequence includes these proteins:
- the LOC124941859 gene encoding actin-related protein 6 produces MSSVLVLDNGAGLIKAGIGGEQDPIAVVPNCLGKPPSSKKWLIANQLQSSTEDLTSTAIRRPFDRGYLINPDLQREVWSHLFSSVLNITPSLSSLLLVEPLFNLPSIQRSLDEIIFEDFGFRSLFVADSPSLVHLYESNRQPNSLISRAQTSLIVDCGFSFTHAAPVFQNFTVNYGVKRLDLGGKALTNYLKELVSYRSINVMDETFIMDDVKEKTCFVSLDVARDLQFARRIGRDNIFKCTYVLPDGVNHTKGFLKDIDQAKRYTSLEEESCMQIDDLTVGNQESRKRVDPSQTEFTLTNERFLVPEMIFRPADLGMNQAGLADCIVRAVNSCHRYLHPVLYESIVLTGGSSLFPRFAERLEQELRPLIPDKYQVKITTQEDPILGAWRGGSLLASSSDFERMCVTKAEYEEMGSARCRRRFFH; encoded by the exons atgtCGAGCGTACTAGTTCTTGACAATGGCGCTGGCCTGATTAAGGCCGGTATTGGTGGCGAACAAGATCCAATAGCAGTAGTCCCAAACTGTCTCGGTAAGCCGCCTTCCTCAAAAAAATGGCTAATAGCCAATCAACTCCAATCATCAACAGAAGACCTAACCTCAACCGCAATCAGACGTCCTTTCGATCGAGGTTATCTAATCAATCCTGATCTACAACGTGAAGTTTGGTCTCATCTCTTTTCATCCGTTCTCAACATTACTCCTTCACTATCCTCCCTCCTCTTAGTTGAACCTCTCTTCAATCTACCTTCAATTCAACGCTCTCTCGATGAGATTATCTTCGAGGATTTCGGTTTCAGATCTCTCTTCGTTGCCGATTCTCCATCTCTCGTACACCTTTACGAATCCAATCGTCAGCCTAATAGTCTCATTTCTAGGGCACAGACTAGTCTTATCGTTGATTGCGGTTTCTCCTTTACTCATGCCGCGCCTGTTTTTCAGAACTTTACTGTTAATTACGGTGTTAAACGGCTTGATTTAGGAGGAAAAGCACTAACGAATTACTTGAAGGAACTTGTTTCGTATCGATCTATTAATGTTATGGATGAGACGTTTATTATGGATGATGTTAAAGAGAAGACGTGTTTTGTATCGCTTGATGTCGCTCGTGATTTGCAGTTCGCAAG GAGAATTGGAAGGGATAATATATTTAAGTGTACTTATGTTCTTCCTGATGGTGTGAATCACACTAAGGGTTTTCTGAAAGATATAGATCAAGCTAAGAGATATACTTCACTAGAAGAAGAATCTTGTATGCAAATTGATGATTTGACTGTAGGAAATCAAGAAAGCAGAAAAAGAGTTGATCCATCACAAACT GAGTTTACCTTGACAAACGAGCGTTTTCTTGTACCCGAGATGATATTTCGTCCAGCTGATTTAGGAATGAACCAGGCTGGGCTTGCGGATTGCATTGTTCGAGCTGTTAATTCATGCCATCGATATCTTCATCCAGTACTCTATGAGAG CATTGTTTTGACTGGTGGTAGCTCGTTATTTCCCCGGTTTGCTGAAAGATT AGAACAGGAGCTTCGGCCACTTATCCCCGATAAGTATCAAGTGAAGATAACAACTCAAGAAGA TCCTATATTGGGAGCATGGAGAGGAGGTTCACTATTAGCATCTAGTTCTGATTTCGAAAGAATGTGTGTGACCAAAGCCGAATACGAGGAAATGGGATCGGCTCGCTGCCGTAGACGATTCTTTCACTAA